The following proteins are encoded in a genomic region of Triticum dicoccoides isolate Atlit2015 ecotype Zavitan chromosome 1B, WEW_v2.0, whole genome shotgun sequence:
- the LOC119306284 gene encoding uncharacterized protein LOC119306284, producing the protein MCAAFDNALKVKEIARSDANQAIEAAQAADENLAQAKANPVDDVVAAQKRIEDLEMAVDEAAKAATQAEETAAKADKELDFIDKDLKEANDEVKRKTDATRAAKKHAEAAKKTADAAKLKTGMARFPLWKRLILPVSVCHHSMLVRLCCRNLFFHGAA; encoded by the coding sequence ATGTGCGCCGCCTTCGACAACGCCCTCAAGGTCAAAGAGATCGCCAGATCCGACGCCAATCAGGCAATCGAAGCTGCCCAAGCCGCCGATGAGAATTTGGCCCAAGCCAAGGCCAACCCTGTCGACGACGTCGTTGCCGCGCAGAAGAGGATCGAGGACTTGGAGATGGCTGTCGACGAGGCGGCTaaggcggcaactcaagccgaggaGACAGCTGCAAAGGCGGACAAGGAGCTCGACTTCATCGACAAGGATCTCAAGGAAGCAAACGACGAGGTGAAGCGGAAGACCGATGCGACTCGGGCTGCCAAGAAACACGCCGAGGCTGCAAAGAAGACCGCCGACGCCGCCAAACTCAAGACCGGTATGGCCCGTTTCCCTCTCTGGAAGAGGTTGATTCTGCCTGTTTCAGTTTGCCATCATAGTATGCTTGTACGCTTGTGTTGTCGCAATCTTTTCTTTCACGGAGCTGCTTGA